The following coding sequences are from one Crateriforma spongiae window:
- a CDS encoding SGNH/GDSL hydrolase family protein, whose protein sequence is MAVALGFAQAKAQEAARPADPAAATYQYEAKPNDVAFEKLNPRLAPPPPAKLLLEKGDLLAIAGDSITEQRMYSRLIETYLIACMPEMEIEVRQYGWSGEKTDGFLRRMDNDCLRFQPDVVTLSYGMNDARYRPYDVTNGRWYADHYRQIVRKCQAAGAEVVVGSPGCSGKIATWVKSRSGTLDEHNQHLCALRDIAIDVAEQQHVAFADVFWPMYQAKVFAPGRYPGQGWRPYEMCGRDGIHPDWAGHAIMAYAYLRALGIDGDLGRIHVDMSADTATAEGGHEVVSMKQGEVSLISHRYPFCADGPVDRDDSVRSGMTFVPFDDDLNRLMLTVSGLSGIATVTWGNQSHTYSPAQLTAGVNLAAEFTDNPFVDAFEDVSQAVAEKQAFETHQIKKVFHGQSGQKNMEKAVRETEQQRAPLAQAVRQAVRPVRHVIRIHTKG, encoded by the coding sequence ATGGCAGTCGCCTTAGGGTTTGCGCAGGCCAAAGCACAGGAGGCGGCCAGGCCGGCCGATCCGGCAGCGGCGACTTACCAGTATGAAGCCAAGCCAAACGACGTCGCGTTCGAAAAGCTGAATCCGCGGTTGGCACCGCCGCCACCGGCAAAGCTGTTGCTGGAAAAGGGCGATTTGTTGGCGATCGCGGGGGATTCCATCACCGAGCAACGCATGTATTCGCGTCTGATCGAGACCTATTTGATCGCCTGCATGCCTGAAATGGAAATCGAAGTCCGGCAGTACGGCTGGAGCGGTGAAAAGACCGACGGTTTTTTGCGTCGGATGGACAACGATTGTCTGCGATTTCAACCCGACGTCGTCACACTTAGTTATGGCATGAACGATGCAAGGTATCGGCCATACGACGTGACCAACGGGCGATGGTACGCGGACCACTATCGGCAAATCGTTCGCAAGTGTCAGGCGGCGGGTGCGGAGGTTGTCGTCGGATCACCGGGGTGCAGCGGCAAGATCGCGACATGGGTCAAGAGTCGATCAGGCACTCTGGATGAACACAACCAGCATTTGTGTGCGCTTCGGGACATTGCCATTGATGTCGCCGAACAACAGCACGTCGCGTTTGCCGATGTCTTTTGGCCGATGTATCAAGCCAAAGTGTTTGCGCCGGGACGCTACCCCGGGCAAGGTTGGCGACCTTATGAAATGTGTGGCCGCGACGGCATCCACCCGGATTGGGCGGGACATGCGATCATGGCTTACGCCTATTTGCGTGCTTTGGGTATCGACGGCGATTTGGGACGCATTCACGTCGACATGTCGGCGGACACGGCAACGGCTGAGGGCGGTCATGAAGTCGTGTCGATGAAACAGGGCGAAGTGTCTTTGATCAGCCACCGTTATCCGTTCTGCGCCGACGGCCCGGTCGATCGCGACGATTCGGTGCGATCGGGGATGACGTTCGTTCCCTTTGACGATGACTTGAATCGATTGATGTTGACGGTGTCGGGATTGTCGGGGATCGCGACGGTCACGTGGGGGAATCAGTCGCACACCTATTCACCTGCTCAGTTGACCGCCGGTGTGAACCTGGCCGCCGAATTCACCGACAACCCGTTTGTCGACGCGTTTGAAGATGTCAGCCAAGCGGTGGCCGAGAAGCAGGCCTTTGAAACTCACCAGATCAAGAAGGTGTTTCACGGCCAATCGGGTCAGAAGAATATGGAGAAAGCCGTTCGTGAAACGGAACAGCAACGTGCACCGTTGGCTCAGGCCGTTCGTCAGGCGGTCCGGCCCGTCCGACACGTGATTCGAATTCACACGAAGGGTTGA
- a CDS encoding response regulator transcription factor — protein sequence MNPEHNAEISPAATPGSNIRVWLIEDNDAYRRSLSRVIDLLDDCVCEYDFDSAESAIRRFKEGRQPDVVLLDIGLPGIDGITAIGQIREIYPDCKLVILTVFDDHDRIFGAVCAGADGYLLKTSSNEDIERAIRETLAGGASMTPQVARKVLTLMNHSRPTADDSGLSPREMEVLSRLVEGMTKEEIGVALGISRHTVDKHVRAIYQKLHVNTRAGATAAAIRRGLV from the coding sequence ATGAACCCTGAACACAACGCCGAAATCTCACCCGCGGCCACGCCCGGTTCGAATATCCGAGTCTGGTTGATCGAAGACAACGATGCGTACCGACGTAGCTTGTCACGCGTCATCGACCTGCTGGACGACTGCGTATGCGAATACGATTTTGACAGCGCCGAATCGGCGATCCGGCGATTCAAGGAAGGCAGACAACCGGATGTCGTCTTGTTGGACATTGGCTTGCCGGGTATCGATGGCATCACAGCGATCGGCCAGATTCGAGAGATCTATCCCGATTGCAAGCTGGTCATCCTGACGGTCTTTGACGATCACGATCGCATCTTCGGTGCCGTGTGTGCCGGCGCCGATGGCTATCTGTTGAAAACTTCGTCCAACGAAGATATCGAGCGGGCGATTCGTGAAACCCTTGCCGGCGGCGCTTCGATGACGCCGCAAGTGGCTCGAAAAGTCCTCACGCTGATGAACCATTCGCGACCGACCGCCGACGACAGCGGTCTTTCGCCCAGAGAAATGGAAGTGCTCAGCCGTCTAGTCGAAGGCATGACCAAGGAGGAGATCGGGGTCGCGTTGGGCATCAGCCGACACACCGTCGACAAACACGTTCGCGCGATCTACCAGAAGTTACACGTCAACACGCGCGCCGGCGCGACGGCGGCAGCCATCCGCCGTGGATTGGTTTGA
- a CDS encoding histidine kinase has product MNLLPDRFSRWIAESRRWRLILLVGGLGMLALMMTLVLRVDGRWLPAEVRRLQQEEAYLSSTVDRDVLYEPQDPLRAGFHTRYQDSADANEWVIVDLGKEFALDRIVLAPTCIRDNNNRLVTGYGLPRHVKIEASDTEDFASPRLLAERQLNASETTGRYPIQFVSHGRRGRFIRVTLSELADKDGQYFASLGELIVISGNRNVAQWRPLKTSSSIETDMRWSVEFLVDEFSILSAPQIATPSSTDGYLVRDTLTLPHEIVVDLGQTYDIDELRLYPAQPKSEPFTPGWGFPARFRVEVSQTADFADPTVLLGFEGFDLRHWTDRPLIIPVGTRPFFTRNQPLFAASPSESIPEMPVDPVTARFVKVYVSGSDSRLSPPVIALAELQVFAGNENVALGKSVSASETSERWSSSALVDGFNSRWKLIPDYDWLVRIKRRQFDEQALQKIRGELGNAYSQLWRRLAAGGGATILVIIGSLTWGMTSERARAKRETKRLRDRIASDLHDDIGSNLGTIRLISQTILMNPHCDDELRQDIHEIAKIATETSDSMRDILWLIKPTTMNLDEFVGRLRQTANRMLGHCQLQVDVTENIPAMEVSVAWRRNVFLCYKELLHNLQKHGHPEHVSIWIEYRAPRFQIVITDDGRKFHPATVHRGEGLTNIEKRMREIGGHIRFVQQDRRVATLQTKIS; this is encoded by the coding sequence ATGAACTTGTTGCCCGATCGTTTTTCGCGATGGATCGCCGAAAGCCGGCGTTGGCGACTGATCCTGCTTGTGGGCGGCCTTGGGATGCTGGCCCTGATGATGACACTGGTGTTGCGAGTCGACGGACGCTGGTTGCCGGCGGAGGTCCGACGTCTGCAACAAGAAGAAGCGTACTTGTCGTCCACGGTGGACCGCGACGTTTTGTACGAACCTCAAGATCCCTTGCGGGCCGGATTCCACACGCGATACCAGGATTCTGCCGACGCCAACGAATGGGTCATCGTGGATCTGGGCAAAGAATTTGCATTGGATCGAATCGTTCTGGCGCCCACATGCATCCGCGACAACAACAATCGTTTGGTCACCGGATATGGTCTGCCCCGACACGTCAAAATCGAAGCCTCCGATACCGAAGACTTTGCGTCGCCGCGATTGCTGGCTGAACGACAACTAAATGCATCGGAGACGACGGGGCGTTACCCGATTCAGTTCGTTTCGCACGGCCGACGTGGACGATTCATTCGGGTGACTCTTTCGGAATTGGCCGACAAGGACGGACAGTATTTTGCGTCGCTGGGCGAACTGATCGTCATTTCGGGCAATCGGAATGTGGCCCAGTGGCGACCACTGAAGACGTCCAGTTCGATTGAGACCGACATGCGATGGTCAGTGGAATTTCTAGTCGACGAATTCTCAATCCTGTCGGCTCCACAGATTGCCACGCCAAGCAGCACCGATGGCTATCTCGTCCGTGACACCCTGACACTGCCCCATGAAATCGTCGTCGATTTGGGTCAGACCTACGACATCGATGAACTGAGGTTGTATCCGGCACAGCCGAAATCGGAACCCTTCACACCGGGCTGGGGATTTCCGGCACGATTCCGCGTGGAAGTCAGTCAAACCGCGGATTTTGCTGACCCGACGGTGCTGCTGGGTTTCGAAGGATTTGATCTTAGGCACTGGACGGATCGACCGCTAATCATTCCCGTTGGCACGCGTCCGTTCTTCACTCGCAACCAACCCCTGTTCGCCGCCTCTCCGTCGGAATCCATTCCGGAAATGCCCGTTGACCCGGTCACCGCACGCTTCGTCAAAGTGTACGTATCGGGCAGTGATTCACGACTATCGCCTCCCGTGATCGCGTTAGCAGAACTACAAGTTTTCGCGGGCAATGAGAACGTTGCACTTGGAAAATCTGTCTCGGCATCCGAAACGTCGGAACGCTGGAGTTCATCGGCACTGGTCGATGGATTCAACAGCCGCTGGAAACTGATTCCCGACTATGATTGGTTGGTGCGAATCAAACGCCGACAATTCGACGAACAGGCGTTACAGAAGATTCGTGGTGAATTGGGCAATGCCTATTCGCAACTGTGGCGGCGTTTGGCGGCCGGCGGCGGAGCGACGATTTTGGTGATCATCGGATCGCTGACTTGGGGCATGACCAGCGAACGCGCCCGAGCGAAACGAGAAACCAAACGTCTTCGTGATCGCATCGCCAGCGATTTGCACGATGACATCGGCAGCAATCTGGGAACCATCCGATTGATCAGCCAAACGATCTTGATGAACCCGCATTGCGATGACGAACTCCGCCAAGACATCCACGAGATCGCCAAGATCGCCACCGAAACAAGCGATTCGATGCGTGACATCTTGTGGCTGATCAAGCCGACAACGATGAATTTGGATGAATTTGTGGGTCGTCTACGACAGACCGCCAACCGAATGCTGGGACACTGTCAGTTACAAGTCGATGTGACCGAGAACATCCCTGCGATGGAGGTCTCGGTCGCTTGGCGACGGAATGTTTTCTTGTGCTATAAAGAATTGCTTCACAACCTGCAAAAACACGGACATCCCGAACACGTTTCCATCTGGATCGAATACCGGGCACCACGATTTCAGATCGTTATCACCGACGACGGCCGAAAGTTCCATCCCGCCACCGTGCATCGGGGCGAAGGCCTGACCAACATCGAAAAACGTATGCGAGAAATTGGCGGCCACATCCGCTTTGTCCAACAAGATCGACGTGTCGCAACGTTGCAAACGAAAATCAGCTAA